Proteins from a single region of Megachile rotundata isolate GNS110a chromosome 7, iyMegRotu1, whole genome shotgun sequence:
- the LOC100882007 gene encoding acyl-CoA Delta-9 desaturase isoform X2 codes for MAPNITSSPTGVLFEGETLEDTPVVAEPVKQKYVRRIVWRNVIIFSYLHLAAVYGLYLVFTSAKFVTTLFAFVLYVFSALGITAGAHRLWAHKSYKAKWPLQLFLTICNTMAFQDAAVDWARDHRLHHKYSETNADPHNAKRGFFFAHMGWLLCRKHPDISEKGKGIDLSDLKNNRILAFQKKYYKYLMPLMCFIMPTVVPVVGWNETWSNAYFVAAILRYVFCLNMTWLVNSAAHLYGFKPYDKFINPVENRGVAIVSLGEGWHNYHHVFPWDYKTAELGNYRYSVTTAFIDLCAKLGLAYDLKIVPDDVVRKRVERTGDGSHEVWGWGDKDQSQDDRDQTVIIHGLKKEQ; via the exons ATGGCGCCAAACATCACCAGCTCTCCAACGGGAGTTTTGTTCGAGGGTGAGACGTTAGAGGACACCCCGGTGGTGGCAGAACCAGTCAAACAAAAATATGTAAGACGTATTGTCTGGAGAAATGTCATAATCTTCAGTTACCTTCATCTGGCAGCTGTGTATGGACTATACCTAGTGTTTACGTCGGCCAAATTTGTAACGACCTTGTTCG CATTCGTGCTCTACGTTTTCAGTGCCTTGGGAATCACAGCTGGTGCTCACAGATTATGGGCCCACAAATCGTACAAGGCAAAATGGCCTCTTCAGTTGTTCCTCACGATCTGCAACACCATGGCTTTCCAG GATGCAGCGGTCGACTGGGCAAGAGATCACAGGCTCCACCACAAATACAGCGAGACGAACGCGGATCCTCATAACGCGAAGAGAGGTTTCTTCTTTGCACATATGGGCTGGCTACTCTGCAGAAAACACCCTGACATCTCAGAAAAGGGCAAAGGAATCGATCTCAGTGACCTGAAGAATAATCGCATTCTTGCTTTCCAAAAGAA GTACTACAAATACCTCATGCCCTTAATGTGCTTCATCATGCCGACTGTCGTGCCTGTTGTGGGCTGGAACGAGACCTGGTCAAATGCTTACTTTGTAGCGGCGATATTGCGATACGTGTTTTGTTTGAACATGACGTGGTTGGTCAACTCCGCTGCTCATCTCTATGGATTTAAACCATACGACAA GTTCATCAATCCTGTTGAGAACAGAGGGGTGGCCATCGTCTCCCTCGGCGAGGGTTGGCACAACTATCACCACGTGTTCCCTTGGGATTACAAAACGGCAGAGTTGGGCAACTACAGATACAGTGTTACTACAGCCTTCATCGACCTATGTGCGAAGCTCGGCCTCGCGTACGACTTGAAGATTGTTCCCGACGACGTGGTGAGAAAACGAGTGGAGAGAACCGGTGACGGTAGCCACGAAGTGTGGGGCTGGGGTGACAAGGACCAATCACAGGACGACAGGGATCAGACGGTGATAATACATGGTCTGAAGAAAGAACAATAA
- the LOC100882007 gene encoding acyl-CoA Delta-9 desaturase isoform X1, which produces MDRNKAGMAPNITSSPTGVLFEGETLEDTPVVAEPVKQKYVRRIVWRNVIIFSYLHLAAVYGLYLVFTSAKFVTTLFAFVLYVFSALGITAGAHRLWAHKSYKAKWPLQLFLTICNTMAFQDAAVDWARDHRLHHKYSETNADPHNAKRGFFFAHMGWLLCRKHPDISEKGKGIDLSDLKNNRILAFQKKYYKYLMPLMCFIMPTVVPVVGWNETWSNAYFVAAILRYVFCLNMTWLVNSAAHLYGFKPYDKFINPVENRGVAIVSLGEGWHNYHHVFPWDYKTAELGNYRYSVTTAFIDLCAKLGLAYDLKIVPDDVVRKRVERTGDGSHEVWGWGDKDQSQDDRDQTVIIHGLKKEQ; this is translated from the exons ATGGACAG GAATAAAGCGGGTATGGCGCCAAACATCACCAGCTCTCCAACGGGAGTTTTGTTCGAGGGTGAGACGTTAGAGGACACCCCGGTGGTGGCAGAACCAGTCAAACAAAAATATGTAAGACGTATTGTCTGGAGAAATGTCATAATCTTCAGTTACCTTCATCTGGCAGCTGTGTATGGACTATACCTAGTGTTTACGTCGGCCAAATTTGTAACGACCTTGTTCG CATTCGTGCTCTACGTTTTCAGTGCCTTGGGAATCACAGCTGGTGCTCACAGATTATGGGCCCACAAATCGTACAAGGCAAAATGGCCTCTTCAGTTGTTCCTCACGATCTGCAACACCATGGCTTTCCAG GATGCAGCGGTCGACTGGGCAAGAGATCACAGGCTCCACCACAAATACAGCGAGACGAACGCGGATCCTCATAACGCGAAGAGAGGTTTCTTCTTTGCACATATGGGCTGGCTACTCTGCAGAAAACACCCTGACATCTCAGAAAAGGGCAAAGGAATCGATCTCAGTGACCTGAAGAATAATCGCATTCTTGCTTTCCAAAAGAA GTACTACAAATACCTCATGCCCTTAATGTGCTTCATCATGCCGACTGTCGTGCCTGTTGTGGGCTGGAACGAGACCTGGTCAAATGCTTACTTTGTAGCGGCGATATTGCGATACGTGTTTTGTTTGAACATGACGTGGTTGGTCAACTCCGCTGCTCATCTCTATGGATTTAAACCATACGACAA GTTCATCAATCCTGTTGAGAACAGAGGGGTGGCCATCGTCTCCCTCGGCGAGGGTTGGCACAACTATCACCACGTGTTCCCTTGGGATTACAAAACGGCAGAGTTGGGCAACTACAGATACAGTGTTACTACAGCCTTCATCGACCTATGTGCGAAGCTCGGCCTCGCGTACGACTTGAAGATTGTTCCCGACGACGTGGTGAGAAAACGAGTGGAGAGAACCGGTGACGGTAGCCACGAAGTGTGGGGCTGGGGTGACAAGGACCAATCACAGGACGACAGGGATCAGACGGTGATAATACATGGTCTGAAGAAAGAACAATAA
- the LOC143264841 gene encoding acyl-CoA Delta-9 desaturase-like isoform X4, with the protein MNINNELHPVQSNARKKDVLVKYLFRETDVQSFVLYFLNGIGITAGAHRLWAHKSYKAKWPLQLFLMICNTLAFQYAVVDWARDHRLHHKYSETDADPHNAKRGFFFAHVGWLLCRKHPDISEKGKGIDLSDLRNNRILAFQKKYYIYLVPLLCFGVPTVVPVVGWNETWSNAYFVAAVLRYVVCLNMTWLVNSAAHLYGFKPYDKYINPAENRGVAIVSLGEGWHNYHHVFPWDYKTAELGNYRYNFTTAFIDLCAKLGLAYDLKIVPDDVVGKRVERTGDGSHEVWGWGDKDQSQDDRDETLIIHGLKKE; encoded by the exons atgaatataaataacgAACTCCATCCAGTGCAATCAAACGCAAGGAAAAAAGATGTCCTTGTTAAATACTTGTTCAGAGAAACTGATGTACAAT CATTCGTGCTCTACTTTTTAAATGGCATAGGAATCACAGCTGGTGCTCACAGATTATGGGCCCATAAATCGTACAAGGCAAAATGGCCGCTTCAGTTGTTCCTCATGATTTGCAACACTTTAGCTTTCCAG TATGCAGTGGTCGACTGGGCAAGAGATCACAGGCTACATCACAAATACAGCGAGACGGACGCAGATCCTCATAACGCGAAGAGAGGTTTTTTCTTTGCGCATGTGGGCTGGCTACTCTGCAGAAAACACCCTGACATCTCAGAAAAGGGCAAGGGAATCGACCTCAGTGACCTGAGGAATAATCGCATTCTTGCTTTCCAAAAGAA gTACTACATATACCTCGTGCCCTTACTGTGCTTCGGCGTGCCGACTGTCGTACCTGTTGTGGGCTGGAACGAGACCTGGTCAAATGCTTACTTTGTGGCGGCAGTACTCCGATACGTGGTTTGTTTGAACATGACGTGGTTGGTCAACTCCGCTGCTCATCTCTATGGATTTAAACCATACGACAA GTACATAAATCCAGCTGAGAACAGAGGTGTGGCCATCGTCTCCCTCGGCGAGGGTTGGCACAACTATCACCACGTGTTCCCGTGGGATTACAAAACGGCAGAGTTGGGCAACTACAGATACAATTTTACAACAGCTTTCATCGACCTATGTGCGAAGCTCGGCCTCGCGTACGACTTGAAGATTGTTCCCGATGACGTGGTGGGAAAACGAGTGGAGAGAACCGGTGACGGTAGCCACGAAGTGTGGGGCTGGGGCGACAAGGACCAATCACAGGACGACAGGGATGAGACGCTGATAATACATGGTCTGaagaaagaataa
- the LOC143264841 gene encoding acyl-CoA Delta-9 desaturase-like isoform X3 — translation MAPNSTSPPTGVLFEGETLENTPVVVEPVKQKYVRRIAWGNVIVFSYLHLAAVYGLYLTFTSAKFATILFAFVLYFLNGIGITAGAHRLWAHKSYKAKWPLQLFLMICNTLAFQYAVVDWARDHRLHHKYSETDADPHNAKRGFFFAHVGWLLCRKHPDISEKGKGIDLSDLRNNRILAFQKKYYIYLVPLLCFGVPTVVPVVGWNETWSNAYFVAAVLRYVVCLNMTWLVNSAAHLYGFKPYDKYINPAENRGVAIVSLGEGWHNYHHVFPWDYKTAELGNYRYNFTTAFIDLCAKLGLAYDLKIVPDDVVGKRVERTGDGSHEVWGWGDKDQSQDDRDETLIIHGLKKE, via the exons ATGGCGCCAAACAGCACCAGCCCTCCAACGGGAGTTCTGTTCGAGGGTGAGACGTTAGAGAACACTCCGGTGGTGGTAGAACCAGTCAAACAAAAATATGTAAGACGTATTGCCTGGGGAAATGTGATAGTCTTTAGTTACCTTCATCTGGCAGCTGTTTATGGACTATACCTAACGTTTACGTCCGCCAAATTTGCAACGATCTTGTTTG CATTCGTGCTCTACTTTTTAAATGGCATAGGAATCACAGCTGGTGCTCACAGATTATGGGCCCATAAATCGTACAAGGCAAAATGGCCGCTTCAGTTGTTCCTCATGATTTGCAACACTTTAGCTTTCCAG TATGCAGTGGTCGACTGGGCAAGAGATCACAGGCTACATCACAAATACAGCGAGACGGACGCAGATCCTCATAACGCGAAGAGAGGTTTTTTCTTTGCGCATGTGGGCTGGCTACTCTGCAGAAAACACCCTGACATCTCAGAAAAGGGCAAGGGAATCGACCTCAGTGACCTGAGGAATAATCGCATTCTTGCTTTCCAAAAGAA gTACTACATATACCTCGTGCCCTTACTGTGCTTCGGCGTGCCGACTGTCGTACCTGTTGTGGGCTGGAACGAGACCTGGTCAAATGCTTACTTTGTGGCGGCAGTACTCCGATACGTGGTTTGTTTGAACATGACGTGGTTGGTCAACTCCGCTGCTCATCTCTATGGATTTAAACCATACGACAA GTACATAAATCCAGCTGAGAACAGAGGTGTGGCCATCGTCTCCCTCGGCGAGGGTTGGCACAACTATCACCACGTGTTCCCGTGGGATTACAAAACGGCAGAGTTGGGCAACTACAGATACAATTTTACAACAGCTTTCATCGACCTATGTGCGAAGCTCGGCCTCGCGTACGACTTGAAGATTGTTCCCGATGACGTGGTGGGAAAACGAGTGGAGAGAACCGGTGACGGTAGCCACGAAGTGTGGGGCTGGGGCGACAAGGACCAATCACAGGACGACAGGGATGAGACGCTGATAATACATGGTCTGaagaaagaataa
- the LOC143264841 gene encoding acyl-CoA Delta-9 desaturase-like isoform X1, which translates to METATFFTGEMYLQFIDVVSYKIIWNKAGMAPNSTSPPTGVLFEGETLENTPVVVEPVKQKYVRRIAWGNVIVFSYLHLAAVYGLYLTFTSAKFATILFAFVLYFLNGIGITAGAHRLWAHKSYKAKWPLQLFLMICNTLAFQYAVVDWARDHRLHHKYSETDADPHNAKRGFFFAHVGWLLCRKHPDISEKGKGIDLSDLRNNRILAFQKKYYIYLVPLLCFGVPTVVPVVGWNETWSNAYFVAAVLRYVVCLNMTWLVNSAAHLYGFKPYDKYINPAENRGVAIVSLGEGWHNYHHVFPWDYKTAELGNYRYNFTTAFIDLCAKLGLAYDLKIVPDDVVGKRVERTGDGSHEVWGWGDKDQSQDDRDETLIIHGLKKE; encoded by the exons ATGGAGACTGCGACGTTCTTCACCGGGGAGATGTATCTACAATTTATTGATGTTGTTagctataaaataatttg GAATAAAGCGGGTATGGCGCCAAACAGCACCAGCCCTCCAACGGGAGTTCTGTTCGAGGGTGAGACGTTAGAGAACACTCCGGTGGTGGTAGAACCAGTCAAACAAAAATATGTAAGACGTATTGCCTGGGGAAATGTGATAGTCTTTAGTTACCTTCATCTGGCAGCTGTTTATGGACTATACCTAACGTTTACGTCCGCCAAATTTGCAACGATCTTGTTTG CATTCGTGCTCTACTTTTTAAATGGCATAGGAATCACAGCTGGTGCTCACAGATTATGGGCCCATAAATCGTACAAGGCAAAATGGCCGCTTCAGTTGTTCCTCATGATTTGCAACACTTTAGCTTTCCAG TATGCAGTGGTCGACTGGGCAAGAGATCACAGGCTACATCACAAATACAGCGAGACGGACGCAGATCCTCATAACGCGAAGAGAGGTTTTTTCTTTGCGCATGTGGGCTGGCTACTCTGCAGAAAACACCCTGACATCTCAGAAAAGGGCAAGGGAATCGACCTCAGTGACCTGAGGAATAATCGCATTCTTGCTTTCCAAAAGAA gTACTACATATACCTCGTGCCCTTACTGTGCTTCGGCGTGCCGACTGTCGTACCTGTTGTGGGCTGGAACGAGACCTGGTCAAATGCTTACTTTGTGGCGGCAGTACTCCGATACGTGGTTTGTTTGAACATGACGTGGTTGGTCAACTCCGCTGCTCATCTCTATGGATTTAAACCATACGACAA GTACATAAATCCAGCTGAGAACAGAGGTGTGGCCATCGTCTCCCTCGGCGAGGGTTGGCACAACTATCACCACGTGTTCCCGTGGGATTACAAAACGGCAGAGTTGGGCAACTACAGATACAATTTTACAACAGCTTTCATCGACCTATGTGCGAAGCTCGGCCTCGCGTACGACTTGAAGATTGTTCCCGATGACGTGGTGGGAAAACGAGTGGAGAGAACCGGTGACGGTAGCCACGAAGTGTGGGGCTGGGGCGACAAGGACCAATCACAGGACGACAGGGATGAGACGCTGATAATACATGGTCTGaagaaagaataa
- the LOC143264841 gene encoding acyl-CoA Delta-9 desaturase-like isoform X2, whose product METATFFTGEMNKAGMAPNSTSPPTGVLFEGETLENTPVVVEPVKQKYVRRIAWGNVIVFSYLHLAAVYGLYLTFTSAKFATILFAFVLYFLNGIGITAGAHRLWAHKSYKAKWPLQLFLMICNTLAFQYAVVDWARDHRLHHKYSETDADPHNAKRGFFFAHVGWLLCRKHPDISEKGKGIDLSDLRNNRILAFQKKYYIYLVPLLCFGVPTVVPVVGWNETWSNAYFVAAVLRYVVCLNMTWLVNSAAHLYGFKPYDKYINPAENRGVAIVSLGEGWHNYHHVFPWDYKTAELGNYRYNFTTAFIDLCAKLGLAYDLKIVPDDVVGKRVERTGDGSHEVWGWGDKDQSQDDRDETLIIHGLKKE is encoded by the exons ATGGAGACTGCGACGTTCTTCACCGGGGAGAT GAATAAAGCGGGTATGGCGCCAAACAGCACCAGCCCTCCAACGGGAGTTCTGTTCGAGGGTGAGACGTTAGAGAACACTCCGGTGGTGGTAGAACCAGTCAAACAAAAATATGTAAGACGTATTGCCTGGGGAAATGTGATAGTCTTTAGTTACCTTCATCTGGCAGCTGTTTATGGACTATACCTAACGTTTACGTCCGCCAAATTTGCAACGATCTTGTTTG CATTCGTGCTCTACTTTTTAAATGGCATAGGAATCACAGCTGGTGCTCACAGATTATGGGCCCATAAATCGTACAAGGCAAAATGGCCGCTTCAGTTGTTCCTCATGATTTGCAACACTTTAGCTTTCCAG TATGCAGTGGTCGACTGGGCAAGAGATCACAGGCTACATCACAAATACAGCGAGACGGACGCAGATCCTCATAACGCGAAGAGAGGTTTTTTCTTTGCGCATGTGGGCTGGCTACTCTGCAGAAAACACCCTGACATCTCAGAAAAGGGCAAGGGAATCGACCTCAGTGACCTGAGGAATAATCGCATTCTTGCTTTCCAAAAGAA gTACTACATATACCTCGTGCCCTTACTGTGCTTCGGCGTGCCGACTGTCGTACCTGTTGTGGGCTGGAACGAGACCTGGTCAAATGCTTACTTTGTGGCGGCAGTACTCCGATACGTGGTTTGTTTGAACATGACGTGGTTGGTCAACTCCGCTGCTCATCTCTATGGATTTAAACCATACGACAA GTACATAAATCCAGCTGAGAACAGAGGTGTGGCCATCGTCTCCCTCGGCGAGGGTTGGCACAACTATCACCACGTGTTCCCGTGGGATTACAAAACGGCAGAGTTGGGCAACTACAGATACAATTTTACAACAGCTTTCATCGACCTATGTGCGAAGCTCGGCCTCGCGTACGACTTGAAGATTGTTCCCGATGACGTGGTGGGAAAACGAGTGGAGAGAACCGGTGACGGTAGCCACGAAGTGTGGGGCTGGGGCGACAAGGACCAATCACAGGACGACAGGGATGAGACGCTGATAATACATGGTCTGaagaaagaataa